A window from Oncorhynchus mykiss isolate Arlee chromosome 9, USDA_OmykA_1.1, whole genome shotgun sequence encodes these proteins:
- the LOC110532647 gene encoding SAP domain-containing ribonucleoprotein isoform X3, which translates to MGLNEDDVLGEEPEDLTKEDAITEDNDKKPIVSEETAEKKVVKITPPASVDERVQKRAERFNVPASADGKKAIRAARFGLPAAAPPTSTPVFLSIKGVTVNKSIAVSVEQLKKRAERFGGNVSSVSKKVEEDEKLKKRKERFGILAAVTPDVEAKKRKRSERFGNVTV; encoded by the exons ATGGGCCTAAATGAAGATGATGTTCTGGGAGAAGAGCCAGAG GACCTCACGAAAGAGGATGCCATCACTGAGGATAATGACAAGAAACCCATAGTGTCTGAGGA GACGGCTGAAAAGAAAGTGGTAAAAATCACACCCCCAGCGTCTGTGGATGAG AGGGTACAGAAAAGAGCAGAACGCTTCAATGTCCCTGCGTCAGCTGATGGCAAGAAGGCCATACGCGCTGCCCG GTTTGGTTTGCCTGCTGCTGCACCTCCAACTTCCACCCCAG tgtttctctctatcaAAGGTGTTACTGTGAATAAATCCATT GCGGTCAGTGTTGAACAGCTAAAAAAGCGAGCAGAGCGATTTGGCGGGAACGTTTCTTCAGTTTCCAAGAAG GTTGAGGAAGATGAAAAGCTGAAGAAGCGGAAAGAAAGATTTGGGATACTCGCTGCTGTTACACCTGACGTTGAG GCAAAGAAACGGAAGCGTTCTGAAAGATTTGGAAATGTGACTGTGTAA
- the LOC110532647 gene encoding SAP domain-containing ribonucleoprotein isoform X2, translating to MAEVVELQKLKLAELKHECETRGLDVKGNKVELITRLQAYLEEHEDDMGLNEDDVLGEEPEDLTKEDAITEDNDKKPIVSEETAEKKVVKITPPASVDERVQKRAERFNVPASADGKKAIRAARFGLPAAAPPTSTPGVTVNKSIAVSVEQLKKRAERFGGNVSSVSKKVEEDEKLKKRKERFGILAAVTPDVEAKKRKRSERFGNVTV from the exons ATGGCTGAAGTTGTGGAGCTCCAGAAACTAAAG CTTGCTGAACTGAAGCATGAGTGTGAGACCAGGGGTCTGGATGTGAAGGGCAACAAAGTGGAACTGATCACACGACTACAGGCTTATCTGGAGGAACATG AGGATGACATGGGCCTAAATGAAGATGATGTTCTGGGAGAAGAGCCAGAG GACCTCACGAAAGAGGATGCCATCACTGAGGATAATGACAAGAAACCCATAGTGTCTGAGGA GACGGCTGAAAAGAAAGTGGTAAAAATCACACCCCCAGCGTCTGTGGATGAG AGGGTACAGAAAAGAGCAGAACGCTTCAATGTCCCTGCGTCAGCTGATGGCAAGAAGGCCATACGCGCTGCCCG GTTTGGTTTGCCTGCTGCTGCACCTCCAACTTCCACCCCAG GTGTTACTGTGAATAAATCCATT GCGGTCAGTGTTGAACAGCTAAAAAAGCGAGCAGAGCGATTTGGCGGGAACGTTTCTTCAGTTTCCAAGAAG GTTGAGGAAGATGAAAAGCTGAAGAAGCGGAAAGAAAGATTTGGGATACTCGCTGCTGTTACACCTGACGTTGAG GCAAAGAAACGGAAGCGTTCTGAAAGATTTGGAAATGTGACTGTGTAA
- the LOC110532646 gene encoding cyclin-T1 isoform X1: MAASFPSPSGTNNKWYFTREQIENSPSRRVGLDPDKELSYRQQAANLLQDMGQRLNVSQLTINTAIVYMHRFYMIQSFTRFHRNVIAPATLFLAAKVEEQPRKLEHVIKVTHACLNPQDPSPDVRSDAYLQQAQDLVILESIILQTLAFEITIDHPHTHVVKCTQLVRVVPASKDLAQTSYFMATNSLHLTTFCLQYSPPIVACVCIHLACKWSNWEIPVSTDGKHWWEYVDNTVTLELLDELTHDFLQILEKTPSRLKRIRNWKAAGQTVKGGKSKVPEDGDQTDCMMSMISMSSSETTLASLSNPSSSSMAPILLELKSTLGSGSDQPNHVELHAPAKVSLSEYRAKHADVLAAQKRKLENMEASVKREYASAAQALIGQHQRKEKYNRDQLQSSSHHSSLASSDLSSPSPIILKIPLEKERGERSSLKMRLPLGTGGGGGHSGGGNRGAGGEQDIKVRIRVPEKVRSAGSGEEGGKSREGKHRDRSHHHHHHHHHHSSSSLSGASVSSSSSHKHSASAAGAVGGSGSKKTPSDSSRMSSSSASRKRTHSTESQGSHPSKVSKSSRNSAYQLPALLAASSAHSLGAQTAEILPSLGLPSLHQGNFSHSKGDKTDTNGHNAGGGSQSNEYQDTFEMLNSLLSAQGVQPAQPPMFDYRSQYGEYRYSGGSRGGSRPPPLPAEPPPPLPPLPK; the protein is encoded by the exons ATGGCGGCTTCGTTCCCTTCTCCTTCTGGAACAAACAACAAATGGTACTTCACCCGAGAACAGATCGAGAATAGCCCATCTCGTCGTGTGGGACTTGATCCAGACAAGGAATTATCCTACAGACAGCAAGCCGCGAACCTTCTACAGGACATGGGACAGCGACTCAATGT GTCCCAGCTAACAATTAATACTGCTATTGTGTATATGCACCGATTCTACATGATCCAGTCCTTCACCAGGTTCCACAGAAAT GTCATAGCTCCAGCGACACTGTTCCTGGCTGCAAAGGTTGAGGAACAGCCCCGCAAGTTGGAGCATGTTATCAAGGTGACCCATGCATGCCTCAACCCTCAGGACCCTTCACCAGACGTCCGCAGTGAT GCTTACCTGCAACAAGCCCAAGACCTGGTCATTCTTGAGAGCATTATACTCCAGACCCTGG CTTTTGAAATCACCATTGACCACCCACATACTCATGTTGTCAAGTGCACCCAGCTGGTCAGAG TTGTCCCAGCGAGTAAGGATTTGGCCCAGACCTCatacttcatggctaccaacag CCTACACCTGACCACATTCTGCCTGCAGTACAGCCCACCCATAGTGGCCTGTGTCTGCATCCACCTGGCTTGCAAGTGGTCCAACTGGGAGATCCCTGTCTCCACAGACGGCAAGCACTGGTGGGAGTATGTGGACAATACTGTCACCCTTGAGCTGCTGGATG AACTCACTCACGACTTCCTACAGATCTTGGAGAAGACACCAAGCCGATTAAAACGCATTCGCAACTGGAAA GCGGCAGGTCAGACAGTGAAGGGAGGGAAGTCTAAGGTGCCAGAGGACGGGGACCAGACAGATTGTATGATGAGCATGATCTCCATGTCGTCCTCTGAGACCACGCTGGCCAGCCTCTCCAACCCTTCCTCTTCATCCATGGCTCCCATACTACTGGAGCTCAAGTCGACCCTGGGCAGTGGCTCCGACCAGCCCAACCACGTCGAGCTGCACGCCCCAGCCAAGGTGTCACTGAGTGAGTACCGGGCCAAGCACGCTGATGTCCTGGCTGCTCAGAAGAGGAAGCTGGAGAACATGGAGGCCAGCGTGAAGAGGGAGTATGCCTCGGCAGCCCAAGCTCTGATAGGCCAACATCAGAGGAAGGAGAAGTACAACCGTGATCAGCTGCAGTCCAGCTCCCACCATTCCAGCTTAGCCTCCTCTGACCTCAGCAGCCCCTCGCCCATCATCCTCAAGATCCCCCTGGAAAAGGAGAGGGGCGAGCGCAGCTCCCTGAAGATGCGCCTCCCTCTGGggactgggggaggaggggggcacAGTGGAGGAGGGAACAGAGGAGCCGGAGGAGAACAGGACATCAAAGTGAGAATCCGGGTGCCTGAGAAAGTACGCAGTGCAGGctcgggagaggaggggggcaagAGTAGGGAGGGCAAGCATCGAGATCgctcccaccaccaccatcaccaccaccaccatcattcatCGTCGTCTTTGAGCGGTGCTTCCGTCTCTTCGTCCTCGTCACATAAACACTCAGCCAGTGCTGCTGGAGCTGTAGGAGGAAGTGGTAGCAAAAAGACCCCCAGTGACTCATCTAGAATGAGCTCCTCCTCTGCTTCTCGAAAGAGGACACACTCCACTGAGTCCCAGGGATCCCACCCCTCCAAAGTCTCTAAGTCCTCCAGGAACTCAGCCTACCAACTACCTGCTCTGTTAGCTGCCTCCAGTGCACACTCCCTGGGGGCGCAAACTGCTGAGATCCTCCCATCCCTgggtctcccctccctccaccagGGAAACTTCTCTCACTCCAAGGGGGACAAGACTGACACTAACGGACACAATGCAGGCGGGGGGAGCCAGTCAAATGAGTACCAGGACACATTTGAGATGCTGAACTCTTTACTGAGTGCTCAGGGGGTCCAACCTGCTCAGCCTCCCATGTTTGACTACCGGTCTCAGTACGGGGAGTACAGATACAGTGGAGGGTCGAGGGGGGGCTCTCGACCGCCACCCCTGCCTGCTGAACCTCCACCCCCGCTACCCCCTTTACCCAAATGA
- the LOC110532646 gene encoding cyclin-T1 isoform X2, with amino-acid sequence MAASFPSPSGTNNKWYFTREQIENSPSRRVGLDPDKELSYRQQAANLLQDMGQRLNVSQLTINTAIVYMHRFYMIQSFTRFHRNVIAPATLFLAAKVEEQPRKLEHVIKVTHACLNPQDPSPDVRSDAYLQQAQDLVILESIILQTLAFEITIDHPHTHVVKCTQLVRASKDLAQTSYFMATNSLHLTTFCLQYSPPIVACVCIHLACKWSNWEIPVSTDGKHWWEYVDNTVTLELLDELTHDFLQILEKTPSRLKRIRNWKAAGQTVKGGKSKVPEDGDQTDCMMSMISMSSSETTLASLSNPSSSSMAPILLELKSTLGSGSDQPNHVELHAPAKVSLSEYRAKHADVLAAQKRKLENMEASVKREYASAAQALIGQHQRKEKYNRDQLQSSSHHSSLASSDLSSPSPIILKIPLEKERGERSSLKMRLPLGTGGGGGHSGGGNRGAGGEQDIKVRIRVPEKVRSAGSGEEGGKSREGKHRDRSHHHHHHHHHHSSSSLSGASVSSSSSHKHSASAAGAVGGSGSKKTPSDSSRMSSSSASRKRTHSTESQGSHPSKVSKSSRNSAYQLPALLAASSAHSLGAQTAEILPSLGLPSLHQGNFSHSKGDKTDTNGHNAGGGSQSNEYQDTFEMLNSLLSAQGVQPAQPPMFDYRSQYGEYRYSGGSRGGSRPPPLPAEPPPPLPPLPK; translated from the exons ATGGCGGCTTCGTTCCCTTCTCCTTCTGGAACAAACAACAAATGGTACTTCACCCGAGAACAGATCGAGAATAGCCCATCTCGTCGTGTGGGACTTGATCCAGACAAGGAATTATCCTACAGACAGCAAGCCGCGAACCTTCTACAGGACATGGGACAGCGACTCAATGT GTCCCAGCTAACAATTAATACTGCTATTGTGTATATGCACCGATTCTACATGATCCAGTCCTTCACCAGGTTCCACAGAAAT GTCATAGCTCCAGCGACACTGTTCCTGGCTGCAAAGGTTGAGGAACAGCCCCGCAAGTTGGAGCATGTTATCAAGGTGACCCATGCATGCCTCAACCCTCAGGACCCTTCACCAGACGTCCGCAGTGAT GCTTACCTGCAACAAGCCCAAGACCTGGTCATTCTTGAGAGCATTATACTCCAGACCCTGG CTTTTGAAATCACCATTGACCACCCACATACTCATGTTGTCAAGTGCACCCAGCTGGTCAGAG CGAGTAAGGATTTGGCCCAGACCTCatacttcatggctaccaacag CCTACACCTGACCACATTCTGCCTGCAGTACAGCCCACCCATAGTGGCCTGTGTCTGCATCCACCTGGCTTGCAAGTGGTCCAACTGGGAGATCCCTGTCTCCACAGACGGCAAGCACTGGTGGGAGTATGTGGACAATACTGTCACCCTTGAGCTGCTGGATG AACTCACTCACGACTTCCTACAGATCTTGGAGAAGACACCAAGCCGATTAAAACGCATTCGCAACTGGAAA GCGGCAGGTCAGACAGTGAAGGGAGGGAAGTCTAAGGTGCCAGAGGACGGGGACCAGACAGATTGTATGATGAGCATGATCTCCATGTCGTCCTCTGAGACCACGCTGGCCAGCCTCTCCAACCCTTCCTCTTCATCCATGGCTCCCATACTACTGGAGCTCAAGTCGACCCTGGGCAGTGGCTCCGACCAGCCCAACCACGTCGAGCTGCACGCCCCAGCCAAGGTGTCACTGAGTGAGTACCGGGCCAAGCACGCTGATGTCCTGGCTGCTCAGAAGAGGAAGCTGGAGAACATGGAGGCCAGCGTGAAGAGGGAGTATGCCTCGGCAGCCCAAGCTCTGATAGGCCAACATCAGAGGAAGGAGAAGTACAACCGTGATCAGCTGCAGTCCAGCTCCCACCATTCCAGCTTAGCCTCCTCTGACCTCAGCAGCCCCTCGCCCATCATCCTCAAGATCCCCCTGGAAAAGGAGAGGGGCGAGCGCAGCTCCCTGAAGATGCGCCTCCCTCTGGggactgggggaggaggggggcacAGTGGAGGAGGGAACAGAGGAGCCGGAGGAGAACAGGACATCAAAGTGAGAATCCGGGTGCCTGAGAAAGTACGCAGTGCAGGctcgggagaggaggggggcaagAGTAGGGAGGGCAAGCATCGAGATCgctcccaccaccaccatcaccaccaccaccatcattcatCGTCGTCTTTGAGCGGTGCTTCCGTCTCTTCGTCCTCGTCACATAAACACTCAGCCAGTGCTGCTGGAGCTGTAGGAGGAAGTGGTAGCAAAAAGACCCCCAGTGACTCATCTAGAATGAGCTCCTCCTCTGCTTCTCGAAAGAGGACACACTCCACTGAGTCCCAGGGATCCCACCCCTCCAAAGTCTCTAAGTCCTCCAGGAACTCAGCCTACCAACTACCTGCTCTGTTAGCTGCCTCCAGTGCACACTCCCTGGGGGCGCAAACTGCTGAGATCCTCCCATCCCTgggtctcccctccctccaccagGGAAACTTCTCTCACTCCAAGGGGGACAAGACTGACACTAACGGACACAATGCAGGCGGGGGGAGCCAGTCAAATGAGTACCAGGACACATTTGAGATGCTGAACTCTTTACTGAGTGCTCAGGGGGTCCAACCTGCTCAGCCTCCCATGTTTGACTACCGGTCTCAGTACGGGGAGTACAGATACAGTGGAGGGTCGAGGGGGGGCTCTCGACCGCCACCCCTGCCTGCTGAACCTCCACCCCCGCTACCCCCTTTACCCAAATGA
- the LOC110532647 gene encoding SAP domain-containing ribonucleoprotein isoform X1: MAEVVELQKLKLAELKHECETRGLDVKGNKVELITRLQAYLEEHEDDMGLNEDDVLGEEPEDLTKEDAITEDNDKKPIVSEETAEKKVVKITPPASVDERVQKRAERFNVPASADGKKAIRAARFGLPAAAPPTSTPVFLSIKGVTVNKSIAVSVEQLKKRAERFGGNVSSVSKKVEEDEKLKKRKERFGILAAVTPDVEAKKRKRSERFGNVTV; the protein is encoded by the exons ATGGCTGAAGTTGTGGAGCTCCAGAAACTAAAG CTTGCTGAACTGAAGCATGAGTGTGAGACCAGGGGTCTGGATGTGAAGGGCAACAAAGTGGAACTGATCACACGACTACAGGCTTATCTGGAGGAACATG AGGATGACATGGGCCTAAATGAAGATGATGTTCTGGGAGAAGAGCCAGAG GACCTCACGAAAGAGGATGCCATCACTGAGGATAATGACAAGAAACCCATAGTGTCTGAGGA GACGGCTGAAAAGAAAGTGGTAAAAATCACACCCCCAGCGTCTGTGGATGAG AGGGTACAGAAAAGAGCAGAACGCTTCAATGTCCCTGCGTCAGCTGATGGCAAGAAGGCCATACGCGCTGCCCG GTTTGGTTTGCCTGCTGCTGCACCTCCAACTTCCACCCCAG tgtttctctctatcaAAGGTGTTACTGTGAATAAATCCATT GCGGTCAGTGTTGAACAGCTAAAAAAGCGAGCAGAGCGATTTGGCGGGAACGTTTCTTCAGTTTCCAAGAAG GTTGAGGAAGATGAAAAGCTGAAGAAGCGGAAAGAAAGATTTGGGATACTCGCTGCTGTTACACCTGACGTTGAG GCAAAGAAACGGAAGCGTTCTGAAAGATTTGGAAATGTGACTGTGTAA